Proteins encoded in a region of the Streptomyces sp. NBC_00310 genome:
- a CDS encoding Na+/H+ antiporter, with translation MHFLPLLLLVAGSATVAGAARRTPVPAPLLLVAAGLAVAYLPGVPHYELDPEIVLPLILPPLLYTAASDSSYLDLRAQLRPVALLSVGYVLFATLAVGWAAYQIVPGMPLTAALVLGAVVAPPDAVAATAVARRVGLPSRITTILQGESLVNDATAITAYRVALAATIGEGASWTGGIIEFLVAAVGGIAVGLLLMMPIHWLRTHLSEALLQNTLSLLIPFVAYGLAEWVHASGVLAVVVVGLYLGYRNWQVDFATRLQEEAVWKMVAFLLESAVFALIGLQLPVVLEGLGEYEGVRASWYAVALFLVVVATRFLWVYPATFLPRMLSRRIREREDNPTWKAPFVIAWAGMRGVVSLAIAFSIPLTVHGGEDFPERNLILFLTFTTVIGTLVIQGLTLPPLIRVLKLPGRDQQAETLAEANAQAQASRAAEARLDDLLANERNELPPPLVDRLRTVLERRRNAVWERLGAVNPRTGESVDHTYSRLSREMIGAERAVFVKLRDGRYIDDEMLRTLLRRLDLEEAAVYREAS, from the coding sequence ATGCACTTTTTGCCCTTGCTGTTGCTGGTCGCCGGGAGCGCGACGGTCGCCGGTGCCGCCCGGCGTACGCCGGTGCCCGCCCCGCTGCTGCTGGTGGCGGCGGGGCTCGCGGTGGCCTATCTGCCCGGAGTGCCGCACTACGAGCTCGATCCCGAGATCGTCCTGCCGCTGATCCTGCCCCCGCTGCTGTACACGGCCGCCAGCGACAGTTCCTACCTCGACCTGCGGGCCCAACTGCGGCCCGTGGCGCTGCTGTCGGTCGGCTACGTCCTCTTCGCGACGCTCGCCGTCGGCTGGGCCGCCTACCAGATCGTGCCGGGGATGCCGCTGACCGCCGCGCTGGTGCTCGGCGCGGTGGTGGCGCCGCCGGACGCGGTCGCGGCGACGGCGGTCGCCCGGCGCGTGGGGCTGCCGTCAAGGATCACCACGATCCTGCAGGGCGAGTCCCTGGTGAACGACGCGACCGCGATCACCGCCTACCGGGTCGCCCTCGCGGCCACCATCGGCGAGGGCGCGAGCTGGACCGGCGGCATCATCGAGTTCCTGGTGGCGGCGGTCGGCGGCATAGCGGTGGGCCTGCTGCTGATGATGCCGATCCACTGGCTGCGCACGCACCTCAGCGAAGCGCTGCTGCAGAACACCCTCTCCCTGCTGATCCCCTTCGTCGCCTACGGGCTCGCCGAGTGGGTGCACGCCTCCGGGGTGCTCGCCGTGGTCGTCGTCGGCCTGTACCTCGGCTACCGCAACTGGCAGGTCGACTTCGCCACCCGCCTCCAGGAGGAGGCCGTCTGGAAGATGGTCGCCTTCCTGCTGGAATCCGCCGTGTTCGCCCTCATCGGTCTCCAACTCCCGGTCGTCCTCGAAGGTCTGGGCGAGTACGAGGGGGTCCGTGCCAGCTGGTACGCCGTGGCCCTCTTCCTCGTCGTGGTCGCGACCCGCTTCCTGTGGGTGTATCCGGCGACCTTCCTGCCGCGGATGCTGTCGCGACGCATCAGGGAGCGGGAGGACAACCCCACCTGGAAGGCGCCTTTCGTGATCGCCTGGGCCGGCATGCGGGGGGTCGTCTCGCTGGCCATCGCCTTCTCGATCCCGCTCACCGTGCACGGCGGGGAGGACTTCCCCGAGCGGAACCTGATCCTCTTCCTGACCTTCACGACGGTCATCGGGACGCTCGTCATCCAGGGACTGACCCTGCCGCCGCTGATCCGGGTCCTGAAGCTGCCGGGGCGCGACCAGCAGGCCGAGACCCTGGCCGAGGCCAACGCCCAGGCCCAGGCGTCCCGGGCCGCCGAGGCCCGTCTGGACGACCTCCTCGCCAACGAGCGCAACGAACTGCCGCCCCCGCTGGTCGACCGCCTCCGCACGGTCCTGGAACGGCGCCGCAACGCCGTCTGGGAGCGGCTCGGCGCGGTGAACCCCAGGACCGGGGAGAGCGTCGACCACACCTACAGCCGCCTCTCCCGGGAGATGATCGGCGCCGAACGCGCGGTCTTCGTGAAGCTGCGGGACGGCCGGTACATCGACGACGAGATGCTGCGCACGCTCCTGCGGCGACTGGACCTGGAGGAGGCGGCGGTCTATCGGGAGGCGTCCTAG
- a CDS encoding YciI family protein, producing the protein MKYLMMVLGTQADYEGMRGKASEHAPAWTPEQLQAMYAHMGAINDDLAETGEMIDGQGLAEPARTRFVTAGADGKPVVTDGPYPETKELLAGYWLLDCASLDRVTEIAARVARCPGPEGLTEYPVVIRPVLEGAGDI; encoded by the coding sequence ATGAAGTACCTGATGATGGTGCTGGGCACCCAGGCGGACTACGAGGGCATGCGCGGCAAGGCCTCCGAGCACGCCCCGGCCTGGACGCCGGAGCAGCTGCAGGCCATGTACGCCCACATGGGAGCGATCAACGACGACCTCGCCGAAACCGGGGAGATGATCGACGGGCAGGGGCTGGCCGAACCGGCCCGGACCCGGTTCGTCACGGCCGGCGCCGACGGCAAGCCGGTGGTCACGGACGGGCCGTACCCGGAGACCAAGGAACTGCTCGCCGGCTACTGGCTCCTGGACTGCGCGAGCCTGGACCGGGTCACGGAGATCGCGGCCCGCGTCGCCCGGTGCCCCGGCCCCGAGGGGCTCACGGAGTACCCGGTGGTCATCCGGCCGGTGCTGGAGGGAGCGGGGGACATCTGA
- a CDS encoding family 2B encapsulin nanocompartment shell protein, with protein sequence MSVGEEVRSQQDQPQQSLGTAAARNLATTTKSTPQMQEISSRWLLRTLPWVNVQGGTYRVNRRLTYAVGDGRVTFVKTGDQVAVIPAELGELPALRTYEDIDVLGELAQRCEQREFAPGDVLAEFGSQAEEVFLLAHGKVEKIGTGPYGDDAVLGVLADGSYFGDQALLDPEAIWEYTARAVTACTVLVLPRRAVEQLAERAESLSEHLQEQRAIPSQRTNKYGEKEIDLAAGHSGEPDIPHTFVDYEAVPREYELSVAQTVLRIHTRVADLYNQPMNQTEQQIRLTVEALKERQEHELVNNREFGLLHNCEYDQRLQPHDGVPGPDDLDELLSRRRGTKLLLAHPRAISAFGRELNKRGLVPETIDIAGNRIPTWRGVPIYPCNKIPVTEARTTSIIAMRTGEDDQGVIGLRAASIPDEIEPSLSVRFMGINEQAIIKYLVTAYYSAAVLVPDALGVLENVEIGRWR encoded by the coding sequence ATGTCGGTAGGCGAAGAGGTTCGCTCGCAACAGGACCAGCCGCAGCAGAGTCTCGGCACGGCCGCTGCCCGGAACCTGGCCACCACCACGAAGTCCACACCCCAGATGCAGGAGATCAGCTCGCGCTGGCTGCTGCGCACCCTGCCGTGGGTGAACGTGCAGGGTGGCACGTACCGGGTGAACAGGCGGCTCACCTACGCGGTCGGCGACGGCCGCGTCACCTTCGTGAAGACCGGCGACCAGGTCGCCGTCATCCCCGCGGAGCTCGGCGAACTGCCGGCCCTGCGGACCTACGAGGACATCGACGTGCTGGGCGAGCTGGCCCAGCGGTGCGAGCAGCGGGAGTTCGCGCCCGGTGATGTGCTGGCCGAATTCGGCAGCCAGGCGGAGGAGGTGTTCCTCCTCGCCCACGGCAAGGTCGAGAAGATCGGCACCGGGCCCTACGGCGACGACGCGGTCCTCGGCGTGCTGGCCGACGGGTCCTACTTCGGCGACCAGGCGCTGCTCGACCCCGAGGCGATCTGGGAGTACACGGCCCGCGCGGTCACCGCGTGCACGGTGCTCGTCCTGCCGCGTCGGGCCGTCGAGCAGCTCGCGGAGCGCGCCGAGAGCCTGAGCGAGCACCTTCAGGAGCAGCGCGCGATCCCGTCGCAGCGCACCAACAAGTACGGCGAGAAGGAGATCGACCTCGCCGCCGGCCACAGCGGTGAGCCGGACATCCCGCACACCTTCGTCGACTACGAGGCCGTGCCGCGCGAGTACGAACTCAGCGTCGCCCAGACCGTCCTGCGCATCCACACGCGCGTGGCCGACCTGTACAACCAGCCGATGAACCAGACCGAGCAGCAGATCAGGCTCACGGTCGAGGCGTTGAAGGAGCGGCAGGAGCACGAGCTCGTCAACAACCGGGAGTTCGGCCTCCTCCACAACTGCGAGTACGACCAGCGGCTCCAGCCGCACGACGGTGTGCCCGGCCCGGACGACCTGGACGAGTTGCTCAGCCGCCGCCGGGGAACCAAGCTGCTGCTCGCCCACCCGCGCGCGATCTCGGCGTTCGGCCGCGAACTGAACAAGCGCGGACTGGTCCCGGAGACCATCGACATCGCGGGGAACCGCATCCCCACCTGGCGCGGCGTACCGATCTACCCGTGCAACAAGATCCCGGTGACCGAGGCCAGGACCACCTCGATCATCGCCATGCGTACCGGCGAGGACGACCAGGGCGTCATCGGCCTGCGGGCCGCGAGCATCCCGGACGAGATCGAGCCCAGCCTGTCCGTGCGCTTCATGGGCATCAACGAACAGGCGATCATCAAGTACCTCGTGACGGCCTACTACTCGGCCGCGGTCCTGGTTCCCGACGCGCTCGGCGTTCTGGAGAACGTCGAGATCGGCCGCTGGCGGTGA
- a CDS encoding VOC family protein codes for MATNDPNDPNAANRLPAPDVRLAQCFLAVDDHDKALAFYRDVLGMEVRGDVGWEGMRWVTVGSRLQPDVEIVLEPPAADPDISPADRETIATLLAKGVLRGVNFTTTDCDALYARVEASGADVLQEPMDQPYGVRDCAFRDPAGNMLRFMQRRT; via the coding sequence ATGGCTACGAACGATCCGAACGATCCGAACGCGGCGAACAGGCTCCCGGCTCCGGATGTGAGGCTCGCCCAGTGCTTCCTCGCCGTCGACGACCACGACAAGGCGCTCGCCTTCTACCGCGACGTGCTGGGCATGGAGGTCCGCGGTGACGTGGGCTGGGAGGGCATGCGCTGGGTCACCGTGGGCTCCCGTCTCCAACCGGACGTCGAGATCGTCCTGGAGCCGCCCGCCGCCGACCCCGACATCTCCCCCGCCGACCGCGAGACCATCGCCACGCTCCTCGCCAAGGGCGTCCTCCGCGGCGTCAACTTCACCACCACCGACTGCGACGCCCTCTACGCCCGCGTCGAGGCCTCCGGCGCCGACGTCCTCCAGGAGCCCATGGACCAGCCCTACGGCGTCCGCGACTGCGCCTTCCGCGACCCGGCGGGCAACATGCTGCGCTTCATGCAGCGCCGGACGTAG
- a CDS encoding VOC family protein, which yields MGGNGSGDGGWGGIAAGGAVRWTYVFVDRPVAGFERACAFWTAVTATELSEPRGEQGEFVTLLPETGDACVKAQGVVSGDGGAHPDLAVEDVPAFVDRAVRLGAGVVAPHDGWAVLRSPAGQLFCAVPWHGESVRPPVVEGSRLDQVCLDVAPDRFEGEVAFWAALSGWESHPGSLPEFHVLRPPAGLPLRILLHRLDTARPASAHLDLACADIDTTRAHHEALGATFVARHPHWTVMRDPAGGTYCLTGRSPETGGLPPKAG from the coding sequence GTGGGCGGGAACGGCAGCGGGGACGGCGGGTGGGGCGGGATCGCGGCGGGCGGGGCGGTTCGGTGGACGTATGTCTTCGTCGACCGACCGGTGGCCGGGTTCGAGCGGGCGTGTGCCTTCTGGACGGCGGTCACGGCGACCGAGCTGTCCGAACCGCGGGGCGAGCAGGGTGAGTTCGTGACCCTGCTGCCCGAGACGGGCGACGCGTGCGTGAAGGCGCAGGGTGTCGTGTCCGGCGACGGCGGCGCGCATCCGGACCTCGCCGTCGAGGACGTCCCCGCGTTCGTCGACCGGGCGGTCCGGCTCGGCGCCGGGGTGGTCGCACCGCACGACGGCTGGGCGGTGCTGCGCTCGCCCGCCGGGCAGCTCTTCTGCGCGGTGCCGTGGCACGGGGAGTCCGTGCGGCCGCCGGTGGTCGAGGGAAGCCGGCTGGACCAGGTGTGCCTGGACGTGGCGCCGGACCGGTTCGAAGGCGAGGTCGCGTTCTGGGCGGCCCTGTCGGGCTGGGAATCCCACCCGGGCTCGCTCCCGGAGTTCCACGTACTGCGCCCACCGGCCGGCCTCCCCCTCCGCATCCTCCTCCACCGCCTCGACACCGCCCGCCCCGCCTCCGCTCACCTCGACCTCGCCTGCGCCGACATCGACACCACCCGCGCCCACCACGAAGCCCTCGGCGCCACCTTCGTCGCCCGCCACCCCCACTGGACCGTGATGCGCGACCCGGCAGGCGGCACGTACTGCCTCACGGGCCGGTCCCCGGAGACGGGCGGGCTGCCACCGAAGGCGGGGTGA
- a CDS encoding N-acetylmuramoyl-L-alanine amidase gives MAPPMSAGRFLTVLKNEGVRVVEVGDWEHHNRNHVGPWGPVHGVMIHHTVTSGSERTVRICRDGYSGLPGPLCHGVITKDGRVHLVGYGRANHAGLGDDDVLRAVIAEEALPKDNEANTDGNRHFYGFECENLGDGQDPWPEAQLDAIERVSAAVCRHHGWNQRSVIGHLEWQPGKVDPRGFTMAHMRDRIRARLQ, from the coding sequence ATGGCCCCACCCATGTCCGCGGGCAGGTTTCTCACCGTCCTCAAGAACGAGGGCGTCCGGGTCGTCGAGGTCGGCGACTGGGAGCATCACAACCGCAACCACGTGGGCCCCTGGGGCCCCGTCCACGGCGTGATGATCCACCACACCGTCACCTCCGGCAGCGAGCGCACCGTCCGCATCTGCCGCGACGGGTACTCGGGCCTGCCCGGCCCCTTGTGCCACGGCGTCATCACCAAGGACGGCCGGGTCCACCTCGTCGGCTACGGCCGCGCCAACCACGCAGGCCTCGGCGACGACGACGTGCTGCGGGCCGTGATCGCCGAGGAGGCCCTCCCGAAGGACAACGAGGCCAACACCGACGGCAACCGGCACTTCTACGGTTTCGAGTGCGAGAACCTCGGAGACGGCCAGGACCCCTGGCCGGAGGCCCAGCTCGACGCCATCGAAAGGGTCTCCGCGGCCGTCTGCCGCCACCACGGCTGGAACCAGCGGTCCGTCATCGGCCACCTCGAATGGCAGCCCGGCAAGGTCGACCCCCGGGGCTTCACCATGGCCCACATGAGAGACCGGATCCGGGCCCGCCTGCAGTAG
- a CDS encoding RNA polymerase sigma factor, translating into MNEVEGLLRRCAPQVLGALVRRYGHFYAAEDAVQEALLAAAGQWPANGVPDNPRGWLIKVASRRLTDALRSEEARRLREEKAAALTPRDAFVAPEPGADRAPNEDDTLTLLFLCCHPELSVPAQIALTLRAVGGLTTAEIARACLVPEATMAQRISRAKQKVRGVRFGRPDDWESRLPAVLQILYLVFNEGYTATSGATLQRADLAVEAIRLTRTVHRLLPGDPEVAGLLALMLLTDARRAARQDARGELVPLDEQDRGRWDRAAVAEGVELVTRALVGSRGTGRAGPYQVRAAVAAVHDEADSYDATDWREILGLYDVLVELVPGPVERLNRVVAVAMVRGARAGLAELETLGEEPAGIGHRVEAVRGHLLERAGEWADARAAYESAARRTLSLPEQRYLLARAGRLPG; encoded by the coding sequence ATGAACGAGGTCGAGGGCCTGCTGCGCCGGTGCGCGCCGCAGGTCCTCGGCGCGCTGGTGCGGCGGTACGGGCATTTCTACGCCGCCGAGGACGCCGTACAGGAGGCGTTGCTCGCGGCGGCCGGGCAGTGGCCGGCGAACGGGGTGCCGGACAATCCGCGAGGGTGGCTGATCAAGGTGGCCTCGCGGCGGCTGACGGACGCGTTGCGCAGTGAGGAGGCACGGCGGCTGCGGGAGGAGAAGGCGGCCGCGTTGACGCCGCGCGACGCGTTCGTGGCGCCGGAGCCGGGGGCGGACCGGGCGCCGAACGAGGACGACACACTGACCCTGCTCTTCCTGTGCTGTCACCCCGAACTGTCGGTGCCCGCGCAGATCGCGCTGACGTTGCGGGCGGTCGGCGGGCTGACCACGGCCGAGATCGCGCGGGCCTGTCTGGTGCCCGAGGCGACGATGGCACAGCGGATCAGCAGGGCCAAGCAGAAGGTGCGGGGGGTGCGGTTCGGGCGGCCCGACGACTGGGAGTCGCGGCTGCCCGCTGTGCTGCAGATCCTCTATCTCGTGTTCAACGAGGGATACACGGCCACGTCCGGGGCGACTCTGCAGCGGGCCGACCTGGCGGTCGAGGCGATCCGGTTGACGAGGACGGTGCATCGGCTGCTGCCCGGGGATCCCGAGGTGGCCGGACTGCTGGCGCTGATGCTGCTCACCGATGCGCGGCGGGCTGCTCGGCAGGATGCGCGGGGTGAGTTGGTGCCGCTCGACGAACAGGATCGCGGTCGATGGGACAGGGCGGCCGTCGCGGAGGGGGTCGAGCTGGTGACCCGGGCGTTGGTGGGGTCGAGGGGGACGGGGCGGGCGGGGCCGTACCAGGTGCGGGCGGCCGTCGCCGCGGTTCATGACGAGGCGGACTCGTACGACGCCACGGACTGGCGGGAGATCCTCGGGCTGTACGACGTGCTCGTGGAGCTGGTTCCCGGGCCGGTCGAGCGGCTGAACCGGGTGGTCGCGGTGGCCATGGTGCGGGGGGCGCGGGCCGGGCTCGCCGAGTTGGAGACGCTGGGGGAGGAGCCGGCGGGGATCGGGCATCGGGTGGAGGCGGTGCGGGGGCATCTGTTGGAGCGGGCGGGGGAGTGGGCGGATGCGCGGGCCGCGTACGAGTCGGCTGCGCGTCGGACGCTGAGTCTGCCTGAGCAGAGGTATTTGCTGGCGCGGGCGGGCCGGTTGCCGGGGTAG
- a CDS encoding dihydrofolate reductase family protein, with product MRKLTYFVACSIDGFIGDQDGDASYMYPYVVGDFAAYLNTEHPDINPSHVRRLIGTDGLANKNYDTVVQGRASYDVALKEGITSPFAHLREYVASRTLKESPDPNVEIISDDLVGRIRELKAEDGELGIYLCGGSAVAGALIDEIDELIIKTYPVVQGTGMPMFGSGFALTEFTLDEVRGFDNGVVVRTYSRRR from the coding sequence TTGCGCAAGCTGACGTACTTCGTCGCCTGTTCGATCGACGGCTTCATCGGGGACCAGGACGGCGACGCGTCGTACATGTATCCCTACGTGGTGGGGGACTTCGCCGCCTACCTCAATACGGAGCACCCGGACATCAACCCGAGCCATGTGCGTCGGCTCATCGGCACCGACGGCCTGGCGAACAAGAACTACGACACGGTCGTCCAGGGCCGCGCCAGTTACGACGTGGCGTTGAAGGAGGGCATCACCAGCCCGTTCGCCCATCTGCGCGAGTACGTCGCCTCGCGCACGCTGAAGGAGTCACCCGACCCGAACGTCGAGATCATCTCGGACGACCTGGTCGGCAGGATACGAGAGCTCAAGGCGGAGGACGGCGAACTCGGCATCTACCTGTGCGGCGGCTCGGCGGTCGCGGGCGCGCTGATCGACGAGATCGACGAGCTGATCATCAAGACCTACCCGGTCGTGCAGGGCACCGGCATGCCGATGTTCGGCTCCGGGTTCGCCCTCACCGAGTTCACGCTCGACGAGGTGCGCGGCTTCGACAACGGAGTGGTCGTGCGGACGTACAGCAGGAGGCGCTGA
- a CDS encoding TetR/AcrR family transcriptional regulator, with translation MVRNPERRAALLDAAVGVLAREGARGLTFRAVDAEAGVPVGTASNYFADRDALLHQIDARLKERLTPDPAVIEELLASPKDRTLVMAFMRDLLARVTGDRTGYLAHLELRLEATRRPALHASYTESVRGELEFGMRFHREAGLPGGDETVMVLYLAMQGLLLEHLTLPDVLDDALPGVTAPEGLMERVVRTIVPEH, from the coding sequence ATGGTCAGGAACCCGGAGCGCAGGGCCGCTCTGCTGGACGCGGCGGTGGGGGTGCTGGCGCGGGAGGGCGCGCGCGGGCTGACGTTCCGGGCGGTGGACGCCGAGGCCGGAGTGCCGGTGGGGACCGCGTCGAACTACTTCGCCGACCGCGACGCCCTTCTCCACCAGATCGACGCCCGGCTGAAGGAACGTCTGACCCCCGACCCGGCCGTGATCGAAGAGCTGCTCGCATCGCCCAAGGACCGGACCCTGGTCATGGCCTTCATGCGCGACCTGCTGGCCCGCGTGACGGGGGACCGCACCGGCTATCTCGCCCACCTCGAGCTGCGCCTCGAAGCCACCCGCCGCCCGGCCCTGCACGCCTCGTACACCGAGTCGGTGCGCGGGGAGCTGGAGTTCGGCATGCGGTTCCACCGCGAGGCGGGACTCCCCGGCGGCGACGAGACCGTCATGGTCCTCTACCTGGCCATGCAGGGCCTCCTGCTCGAACACCTCACCCTGCCGGACGTCCTCGACGACGCCCTCCCCGGTGTCACCGCCCCCGAGGGCCTGATGGAACGCGTCGTGCGGACGATCGTCCCCGAGCACTAG
- a CDS encoding UBP-type zinc finger domain-containing protein, whose amino-acid sequence MKQCTHADALPHPEPDPLSETCPECLAAGSHPVQLRICLECGHVGCCDSSPMRHATEHHKESGHPIMRTFEAGESWRWCFVDHVLV is encoded by the coding sequence ATGAAACAGTGCACGCACGCGGACGCGCTGCCGCACCCCGAGCCCGATCCCCTGAGCGAGACCTGCCCGGAGTGCCTGGCCGCCGGGAGCCACCCGGTGCAGTTGCGGATCTGCCTGGAGTGCGGACACGTGGGCTGCTGCGACTCCTCGCCGATGCGGCACGCGACCGAACACCACAAGGAGAGCGGCCATCCCATCATGCGTACGTTCGAGGCGGGCGAGAGCTGGCGCTGGTGCTTCGTGGACCATGTACTCGTATGA
- a CDS encoding family 2 encapsulin nanocompartment cargo protein polyprenyl transferase → MGEFMTETKQGPAETLDSGGAPSGEIPKRRRPVAAAPAPIEAGEPPGEGEAARPVESSDVVYGVGAPEPDEFLDPAGALDRRAALDPKGGGDRDRKGGLDPEGAGEPARAVPSAADRGPVGRPGGASAFDGQEAAGILEQGRVSVDPELRRAVGSLPGSMRRVARYHFGWEDADGTPVAGKAGKAIRPALVLAAVAALGGRESVAVRAAAAVELVHNFTLLHDDVMDRDATRRHRATAWTVFGIPDAILAGDALQALAQRLLAEDPHPASAAASARLASCVVELCAGQHTDTEMEGRRPEDVTLDEVLAMAEAKTGALLGCACALGALYAGADDKDVEALDAFGREAGLAFQLIDDVIGIWGDPSRTGKPAGADLMVRKKSLPVVAALASGTPEAVELAELYGLPYEEGDLERTALVVERAGGRDWAQSQAADRMARATHELSRAVPEPASAGGLLALAEFVTRRSS, encoded by the coding sequence ATGGGTGAGTTCATGACGGAGACGAAGCAGGGACCCGCCGAGACCCTGGACAGCGGTGGCGCACCGAGCGGCGAGATCCCGAAGCGGCGGAGGCCCGTGGCGGCTGCCCCGGCTCCGATCGAGGCGGGGGAGCCGCCGGGGGAGGGGGAAGCCGCGAGGCCCGTGGAGTCTTCGGACGTCGTGTACGGGGTGGGGGCTCCGGAGCCGGATGAGTTCCTGGATCCGGCGGGAGCCCTGGACCGGAGGGCGGCTCTGGACCCGAAGGGGGGCGGGGATCGGGATCGGAAGGGAGGTCTGGATCCCGAGGGAGCAGGAGAGCCGGCGCGGGCCGTGCCCTCCGCCGCCGACCGGGGGCCGGTCGGCCGGCCGGGCGGGGCGAGTGCGTTCGACGGGCAGGAGGCGGCGGGGATCCTGGAGCAGGGTCGGGTGTCCGTCGATCCCGAACTACGCCGGGCCGTCGGGTCGTTGCCCGGTTCGATGCGCCGGGTCGCGCGCTACCACTTCGGCTGGGAGGACGCGGACGGTACCCCGGTCGCGGGGAAGGCGGGCAAGGCGATACGTCCCGCGCTGGTCCTCGCCGCCGTCGCCGCGCTCGGCGGGCGCGAGTCCGTCGCCGTACGGGCCGCCGCCGCGGTGGAGCTGGTGCACAACTTCACGTTGCTGCACGACGACGTGATGGACCGGGACGCCACCCGCAGGCACCGGGCCACCGCGTGGACCGTGTTCGGGATCCCCGACGCGATCCTCGCCGGGGACGCGCTGCAGGCCCTGGCCCAGCGACTGCTCGCCGAGGACCCGCATCCGGCGTCGGCCGCGGCCTCCGCGCGGCTCGCGTCCTGCGTCGTCGAACTGTGCGCGGGCCAGCACACGGACACCGAGATGGAGGGACGCCGGCCCGAGGACGTGACCCTCGACGAGGTGCTCGCCATGGCCGAGGCCAAGACGGGCGCGCTGCTCGGCTGCGCCTGTGCGCTGGGCGCGTTGTACGCGGGCGCCGATGACAAGGACGTCGAGGCCCTCGACGCCTTCGGGCGGGAGGCCGGACTCGCCTTCCAGCTCATCGACGACGTGATCGGCATCTGGGGCGACCCGAGTCGCACCGGCAAGCCGGCCGGGGCGGATCTCATGGTCCGCAAGAAGTCCCTCCCGGTGGTCGCCGCTCTCGCGTCCGGCACTCCGGAGGCCGTCGAACTCGCCGAGCTGTACGGACTGCCGTACGAGGAGGGCGACCTGGAGCGCACGGCGCTCGTCGTGGAGCGGGCCGGCGGTCGCGACTGGGCGCAGAGCCAGGCGGCCGACCGTATGGCGCGGGCCACGCACGAACTGTCCCGTGCGGTCCCGGAACCGGCGTCGGCCGGTGGGCTTCTCGCGCTCGCCGAGTTCGTGACGCGCCGCAGCAGCTGA
- a CDS encoding 1-aminocyclopropane-1-carboxylate deaminase/D-cysteine desulfhydrase gives MTGQPAAPDPAVLHPRLPSPLQEVADERFARHGVRLLLKRDDLIHPRLVGNKWRKLAPNLRAAAGRPLLTFGGAYSNHLRATAAAGRLLGLPTIGVVRGQELADRPLNPSLARCTADGMRLHFVDRSTYRHKSDPATLAALLRAADAEGAYVVPEGGSNALAVRGCQDLGAELRGRADVVALACGTGGTLAGLAAGLAPDQRALGIPVLKGGFLEGEIRRLQDQAFGGPRGDWRLDDRFHFGGYARTTPELDAFADDFETRHSLPVERLYVAKLLHGLVALATEGAFPRGTTVTAVITGRPFAEHTA, from the coding sequence GTGACCGGACAGCCCGCCGCCCCCGACCCCGCCGTCCTGCACCCCCGGCTGCCGTCGCCCCTCCAGGAGGTCGCGGACGAGCGTTTCGCCCGCCACGGCGTCCGGCTGCTCCTCAAGCGCGACGACCTGATCCATCCGCGGCTCGTCGGCAACAAGTGGCGCAAGCTGGCCCCCAACCTGCGCGCGGCGGCCGGCCGGCCGCTGCTCACGTTCGGCGGCGCCTACTCGAACCATCTGCGCGCCACCGCCGCCGCGGGCCGCCTCCTGGGCCTGCCCACCATCGGCGTGGTCCGGGGTCAGGAACTGGCCGATCGCCCCCTCAACCCGTCCCTGGCCCGCTGCACGGCGGACGGCATGCGCCTGCACTTCGTCGACAGATCGACGTATCGCCACAAGTCCGACCCGGCCACCCTGGCCGCCCTCCTCCGCGCCGCCGACGCCGAGGGCGCCTACGTCGTCCCCGAGGGGGGCAGCAACGCCCTCGCCGTACGCGGCTGCCAGGACCTCGGCGCGGAACTGCGCGGCCGGGCCGACGTCGTGGCCCTCGCCTGCGGCACCGGCGGAACCCTCGCCGGTCTGGCCGCCGGCCTGGCCCCCGACCAGCGCGCCCTCGGGATCCCGGTCCTCAAGGGAGGTTTCCTCGAAGGGGAGATACGACGACTCCAGGACCAGGCTTTCGGTGGTCCGCGCGGCGACTGGCGTCTCGACGACCGCTTCCACTTCGGCGGCTATGCCCGCACCACCCCCGAACTGGACGCCTTCGCCGACGACTTCGAGACGCGCCACTCCCTCCCCGTGGAACGTCTCTATGTCGCCAAGTTGCTCCACGGACTTGTCGCCCTGGCGACGGAAGGCGCCTTCCCGCGCGGGACGACGGTCACCGCGGTGATCACGGGCCGCCCGTTCGCGGAACACACGGCCTAG